One window from the genome of Crassostrea angulata isolate pt1a10 chromosome 2, ASM2561291v2, whole genome shotgun sequence encodes:
- the LOC128174395 gene encoding uncharacterized protein LOC128174395: MSTFSIINLPLKIEGKKFYNGDLFNFSLDRFETYQIEHKADLTGTFIESSAPITAFSGNDCNELEHIGACDHLVEQLPPTNSMDKTYIVPPNSDDRDTLIRITATENTHFSYIIGGDTQTLFLERLDYFDTHISSSQSCFIESKVPLLVTSIGLGSRNSVTAMGDPSMTIVPGINQYLDYYKIVVPPGYDHNYVSIMINFAFKDLLRINDKTINKRDIVFEENVLASSVTYSVRTVRVVEGELTASTVNGERFGLMFAGVTEYKAYGFSGNSLLL; encoded by the coding sequence atgtcaacattttccattataaatttGCCACTAAAAATTGAAGGAAAAAAGTTCTACAACGGTGACCTGTTTAATTTTTCTCTTGATCGCTTTGAAACTTACCAGATTGAGCACAAAGCGGATTTGACAGGAACGTTTATTGAATCATCAGCACCTATCACAGCCTTTTCCGGTAACGATTGCAATGAGCTTGAACATATCGGAGCTTGCGATCATCTCGTTGAACAGTTACCACCAACTAACAGTATGGACAAAACATACATAGTACCCCCGAATTCGGACGACAGAGACACACTCATTCGTATCACAGCAACAGAGAATACgcatttttcatatataatcGGGGGTGATACTCAAACCTTATTTTTGGAACGACTTGATTATTTCGACACACACATATCGAGTAGCCAGTCGTGTTTTATTGAATCTAAAGTACCTTTGTTAGTGACAAGTATCGGTTTAGGTTCTAGGAATTCTGTAACCGCCATGGGCGATCCATCTATGACAATCGTACCAGGGATAAATCAATACCTGGATTATTATAAGATAGTTGTTCCGCCTGGATATGATCATAACTACGTTTCCATAATGATAAATTTTGCCTTTAAAGATTTATTACGCATTAATGATAAGACCATAAACAAGCGCGATATcgtttttgaagaaaatgttttggctaGCAGCGTAACATACAGTGTGAGAACAGTACGTGTTGTTGAGGGAGAGCTAACTGCATCTACTGTAAACGGAGAACGTTTCGGTCTGATGTTTGCCGGAGTAACCGAATACAAAGCTTACGGATTTTCCGGAAACTCGTTGCTTCTGTAA